GCATCCGGCGCAGGAGACCAGTCTTGTCCTCATTTTCGGTAAACGACGATGGCACGGTCGCGCCGGTACGCCGCCGCCCCGTTCATCCGCGCTATGTACGCGTCACGCATTGGCTCAACGTCTATGCGATGGCCTGCATGTTCATGAGCGGATGGGGCATCTACAACGCCTCGCCCATCTTCCCCTTCAGCTTCCCGCAGTGGGCGACGCTGGGCGGCTGGCTGGGCGCGGCGACGATCTGGCATTTCGCCGTCATGTGGCTGCTGGTCGGCAACGGCCTGGTGTATCTGCTGGCGGGCATCGCGTCGGGGCATCTGCGCCGCGACCTGATGGACGTGACGCCGCGCGCCGTGCTGCGCGATGCCGCGGCCGCGTTGCGCCTGCGGCTGCGCCATGCGCCCGGCCGCTACAACGCGGTGCAGAAGGTGCTGTACCTGGGCGTCCTGCTGCTGGGGATACTGATCGTGCTGTCGGGCCTGGCGATATGGAAGCCGGTGCAACTGGATTGGCTGACCAATCTGTTCGGCGGCTTTGCCGCCGCGCGGGTGGTGCATTTCTGCGCCATGGCCGGCATCGGCCTGTTCGTCGTCGTCCACCTCCTGCTGGTCATCCTGGTGCCGCGCACCCTGCCGCCCATGATCACCGGCCGAACCCATGGAGCCCACGATGCCTGAGCGCAATGATCGTCCGCGCGGCCAGCGCCTGATCCTGGAGCCGGCGCAGCGCAGCCAGCTGCATCGCGCGCAACGCCGCCTGTTGCTGCGCGGCGGATTGTCGCTGGGCGCGCTGGCGATGATCAGCGGCTGCAACATGCAGGACGGCGATACTTTCGACAAGGTGCTGTGGGCAATGTCGCGCTGGAACGACCGCGTGCAGGGCTGGTTGTTCAATCAGAACAAGCTGGCGGCCACCTACCAGGCCAGCCAGATCACGGACCCCTTCCCCTTCAACGCGTACTACCCCGAGTACAGCGTGCCGGACATCGATCTTGCCGCCTGGAAGCTGGAAGTGTCCGGCATGGTGGCGGACAAGCGCGCCTGGACGCTCGAAGACCTGCGCGGCTTGCCGCAGGCCAGCCAGATCACGCGGCTGATCTGCATCGAAGGCTGGAGCGCGATCGGCCAGTGGAGCGGCATACCGCTGAAGACCTTCCTGCAGCGCATCGGCGCCGACCTGAGCGCGCGCTATGTCGGTTTCAAATGCGCCGACCGCTACTACGGCAGCATCGATATGCCCACGGCCCTGCATCCGCAAACCATTCTGGCGCTGGATTTCGGCGGCGCGGCTTTGCCGGCGGACTACGGGCAGCCGCTGCGGCTGCGCGTGCCGACCAAGCTGGGCTTCAAGAATCCCAAACATATCGTGGCGATGTTCGTCACGAACACCTATCCCGGCGGATATTGGGAGGACCAGGGCTACAACTGGTTCAGCGGAATATAGCGCCCACACTGAATTTCCAATGATTGATGCGAAAAATGGAAAGATGATTTCCGCTTATGCGGGTTTATCCCTAGTCCCTGGAAGCACAGAATACGTTTCATCGGGAACAGCAACGGACATCGCGAAGTTCTCACAGCAGATCGCGATGGACGGCCCGGATCACTTAACCAGGACTAGGAGTACTGCCATGAATGCCAAGACCATCGTTTCCGCTTTTGTTCTTTCCTTTGCCGCCATCGGCGCCGCGCAAGCCGCGACCCCCCGTGGCGATTCGGACAACACGCCGTTCCAAGGCGTCTACGGCCAACAAGCCAGCAGCGTGAGCCGCGACCAGGTCCTCGCGCAACTGGAACAAGCCCGCGCCGCCGGCCTGACCGCCAATGCCGACAACGACAACGCGCCGTTCACCGCGCAAGCTGACGTGGCTTCGGTCCCGGCGGTTGCCCAAGGCGGCGGCGTGCACGGCGACCTTGCCTTCGGCGACATCGACAACCAGCCCTTCCAAGGCTGATCTCCGCAAGTGCTGGATCGCGGGCCGGCCCCCAAATGGGGGCCGGCCTTTTTCATGCCGCCGGGAATCGCGCGGTATCCAAATTTGGAAAAGCGTCAAAAGTGGGGCAAACTCATCGGGCGCCCGCGAACGATGGACACGGGCGCGTCCGTTACTTCGCCGGCAGCGCCGGCAGGCCGACAGTCCCGTGTGCAGGGACTTTCAGGATGAACGCTCGATGAACTCCCTGGATATCGATGTACTGCAACATGCACGCGACTGGGTTGCCGAAGGCCATCGCGTCCATCTGATCACGGTGGTGCAGACCTGGGGCTCGGCCCCGCGGCAGGCGGGCGCGCTGGCGGCCTTGCGCGGCGACGGCCGGCTGGTCGGCTCGGTGTCCGGCGGGTGCGTCGAAGACGACCTGATGGCGCGCGCCGTGGCCGGTACGCTGCCGACGGCGGCCGACCGCGTCACCTATGGCATTACCAGCGAAGAGGCCGCCCGCTTCGGCCTGCCTTGCGGCGGCACGCTGCGGCTGGTGGTGGAGCCCTTGCGCGACACCGAGTGGCTGGATCCCGTACTGGCGGACGTGCGCGCGCATCGCCTCGTCATGCGCACGGTGGACCTGCAGACGGGCGGCTGCACGCTGGCGCCCGCCAGCCCTATCGACGGCCCTGACTTCGACGGCCGCACCTTCCGCTCGGTCTACGGTCCGCACTGGCGGCTGCTCATCATTGGTGCCAACCAGACGGCGCGCGTGTTGTGCGAAATCGCCACGGCGCTGGATTTCCACGTCATGGTGTGCGACCCGCGCGAAGAGTTCTTCGCCGATTGGAATATGCCCAACGTCACGCTGCTGACGTCCATGCCGGACGACACGGTGACCGAGATCGGCACCGACGAGCGCACCGCCATCGTGGCCGTGACGCACGATCCCAAGCTGGACGATATGGCTTTGCTGGAAGCGCTGAAATCACCGGCCTTCTACGTGGGCGCGCTGGGCTCCGCGCCCAACCAGGCCAAGCGGCGCGAGCGCCTGCGGATGTTCGACCTGACCGAAGAAGAAATCGGCCGCCTGCACGGGCCGGTGGGGCTGCGTATCGCCAGCCGTACGCCCGCCGAGATCGCCGTGGCGATCGCCGCCGAGCTGGTGTGGGTACGCAATACGCTGGGTGGCGCGGATGCCTGCGCGCCCAATCCTGCCGCCGCCTCGCGCGAAGATTCCTAGCGTTCCGCGGCCGGGCGGCGCGGTACGTACCGCTTTGGGGGGCCAGGGCTCGCCGAGCCTGGCCAGGGCTGACTTGGGCTGGCTCGGGCCGGCTACGGCCGGTCAAGCGCGATCGTGTCGCCGTTGCGCGGGGCTTCGATCACCCGTTCCGGTATTTCCCAGATCAACAGCTTCGGCGGCGTCTGCCTGAAGGCCGGGCTGCCGAAGTACGCGTTCGCGGCGCCGGCGAAATCGCCGCCATCGCGGGCGAAGTCGGGAATGCGTGCGTGCAGCGCGTTTTCCAGGAAAGGCACGAAGTTGCTGTTGCGCGAGAACGACGTGCCGATCAGCGCCGCATTGGGCAGATTGTCGTCGCCGAAGAGATCGTCGGCGCCGGACCCGGCGGCAGCCGCGGGCTTCTGCGTGAAGACGGAAACGGGGGTCGTGTCGGGCGGTGGCTGCAGGCGCGCGGGCAGCCAATCCAGGCCCGCGAGCCGGATCAGGTCGCCGGGCCGGCTCTCGGCCTGCGTGCGTACCGTCCAGTCGGTGCGCGGCGTCACCGTGATCCCGGCGCCGCGTATCGCCTGGGCCACCGCATCGGCGGCGGCCTGCGCGCCCGTTTCGTTCCAGTGCGTGTCGGTGCGCAGATAGGCGCCGGCGCCGCTAGGACCGCCGTCGCCGATGGCGGCCAGCACGGGCGCCAGGTCGACGGCGTCGACGCCTTCGGCGCGCAGCGTGGCGACCCAGTCGTCCAGGCGCCGCGCGGATGCGGCGGGCCGCTGCAAGCCGCACAAATGCGCGGCGGCGATGCGGCTCTTGTCCGGCACCACCGCCACCACCAGGGCGATATGCCGCCGCGCCAGCGCGTCCTTGATGCGCAGGACCTCGCGCGCGCGGGACTGCGCGTTATCCGCCGCATGCGGGTAGCGCATGAATTCATCGCTCAGGAACAGCCAGCCGGGGCAGCCCTCGCGCACGCGCGGGCCCAGGTCGCCCGCGGCCAGCCAGCTCAGGCCGCGTTCCAGCCTTGCGGATTCCGCCGGCAGGGGCGCGTTCGATAGCGCATGGGCCAGTTCGCGGGTGGTGTCGCCGTCCAGGAAGGCGCGCCAGCCCACGCCCTGCGGAAACAGGTCCAGGTCGCCACGCGCCACCTGGTATGCGGTCGTGGCCAGTCCGGCCATCAGGAACGCGATCAGCGCCACACCGGCCAGGCGGCTGGTCCAGCGGGCGATGCGGCCGGGATGGTCCACGGGCGGGATGGCGCTTCTCATGGCTCAGAACTGGAAATAGAGGAAAGGCACGGCGCCGCGGCTGGCGATCAGCGCGAAGGAAAACAGGAAACCCAAGACCGGCCACAGCGCGCCTGCCGCAAGGATCAGCGGATTGCGATGGCGTTCGGCCCAGGGCGCCAGGGCCGGTGCGAACGCGCAGCATACGCCCAGCACCAGGGTCATGACGTGTACCGGGCGCAGCGCCAACCGCATTTCATCGCCCAGCGCGACGCCATGCAGGCCGAACTGGCCGGCATACATGGTCAGGGCGCCATCGAAGGTGTGCGCGCGGAAGATGGTCCAGGCCAGCATCACGAAAAGCAGCGTCAGCACGCGCGCGGGCAGGCCCGGCAGCGGCGGCAGGCCGCTGTTCAGCCACAGGCGTTCCGCGCACAGGGCAAGGCCATGCGCGATGCCCCACAGCAGGAAGTTCCAGCTGTCGCCGCCGTGCCACAGGCCGGCGATGGCCATGGTGAGCAGCAGGTTGCGGTAGGTGCGCCACACGCCGCCGCGGTTGCCGCCCAGCGGGATATACAGGTAGTCGCGCAGCCAGGTGGAAAGCGAGATGTGCCAGCGCCGCCAGAAGTCCTGGATGCTGCGCGCCAGGTAGGGATGCAGGAAGTTTTCCGGAAAGTGGAAGCCCAGCATCAGCCCCAGGCCGATGGCCATGGCGCTATAGCCCGCGAAATCGAAGAACAGTTGCAGCGTATAGCCCAGGCAACCCAGCCAGGCATCGGCCAGCGTGGGGCGCGGCAGCGCGAAAGCCGTGTCCACCAGCGGCGCCAGCGTATCGGCGATCAGCACCTTCATGCTCATGCCTATCATGAAGCGCCGCGCGCCCAGCGCGAACTGCGGCCAGTCCACCGTGCGGGCGACCAGTTCGCGCTTGACCCAGTCATAGCGGATGATGGGTCCGGCGATCAGGTGCACGAACATGGCCTGGTAGGCGCCGAAGGTGATGAAGCTGTGGTCCGCCGGTACCGTGCGGCGGTACACGTCGATCAGGTACGAGATGGATTGCAGGACGATGAAGGACAGGCCGATGGGCAGGATCACCCGTTGCCAGCCGATGGGATGGCCGCCGGCGGCGCCGATGGCGGTATTGAGCGTGTCGACCAGGATATTGGCGTACTTGTACCAGCACAGCGTACCGAGCGCGATGGCGATCAGCACGGCCAGCGTCCAGCCGCGTCGCGCGCCGTCGCCGGCCCTGTCGATCAGGATGCCGCCCAGCCAGCCCAGCAGCGTGAGCGCGATGAACAGCAGCAGGAAGACAGGACTCCACCAGCCATAGAACACCCAGCTGCTGAAGAGCAGCACGGCGTTGCGGCGATGAACGGCCCGGCCGCCCCCCAGTCCCGCGAGGACATACAGGATCAGGAACGCCGGCAGGAACAGCGTCAGGAACTCCAGCGACGCGAAGACCATGGAAGCCGCTTACCTCGCCAGGGTGTCGTCGGCGCGGATCAGTCGCGGTCCGGCGGACGCCGTGGCGCCGCCTGCGTTGCCCGGCACCAGCAGCACGCTGTAGCGCTTGCCGGCCTGCAGCTGGCCCAGGTCCAGGGGCGCGCCGGCCGCTTGCCCACCGCATGCGCCCTGCACGGCCAGGGCGACGGCATTGATGTCGCGCCGCTTCAACGACCCCGGAGCGACGTCCTGCGCGATGGCCACGTTGCGTCCCGCCGCCATCAGGGATGCCTGCGTGCACGAGGGGTCCAGGTTGTAGAAGGCCAGCGATGCTTTCAGGCCGTTGAAGTCGTCCGGCTTTTCAGCGATGGTCACCGTCTTCAGGCCGCCCGCGGCGTCCGCGAGCACGACCACCGTGGCGAAGGCGCCGGCGTCCACGCGCACGGACACGGCCGCGCGCGCCGCGGCCTGCTCCACGGTGCCGGCGATGGCGGTGCGGGCCTTCACGGGCAGGAAGTCGGTGGCCGGTTTGGCGTTGTCCAGGACGATGCGCGCCTGCCGGTTCTCGGGGACGACCGTGACGGGCGCGCCGGTACCGTTGACGAACCGCAGGAACGAGGCGTCGTCGGATGGGCCGGTTTCGTAGAGCTGCGTCTCGGCCGCGTTGGCGGCATGCGGCGCGTAGCCGCACAGGACTAGGGCGGCGAGCGCCAGCGCCGCGCCGTGCGTCGCGATGGATTTCATTTCTTCTCCATGCCCTTGATCACGGGCAGGTCGAGTACGGCCTTGGTGATGGCGTCGCCCCACTGCTTGTAGCCGGGCGCGGTGAAATGCTGACCATCGACGGTGCCCCACTGGCCCGGCTTGGAGAAATTGAGCGAATCGACATACGCGCAAGGCGCGACGTTCGCCGCCAGGAAGCTGGACATGAGCTTGACGCGCGCGAAGGTCTTGCCGAACTTGCCGCCTTCGCTGCCCCATGCCGGTCCGATCCAGACGCAGGCGGTATTGGTGGACGCGATATCGCCGGTCAGCGCGGTGACCTGCTGCCATACCCAGGTCTTCGGAAAATCGGGCTTGTCGTAGGCCGCCATGGTGTCGCCCATGACGATCAGGACGACGTTCGGCTTGTCGGTGGCGATCAGTTGCTTGATCGGCGTGGTCTGCGGATTCGCGCCCAGCACCTTGATCGGGCCCTTGTCGACGCGCTCGGCGCCGCCGCAGGTGCCGGTGGTGACCTTGGTCCAGTCGCCGGCATTGGCGCCGCAGATGCCCAGGGAATGCACGCGTGCGCCCTGCTGCACGAGATCGTCGTGCAGCGTGGTGATCAGGTGCGTGGGAACGGTCATGTGGCTGTCGCCGATGATCAGGATGGACAGGCCGGCGAGTACGGCAGGTAGCATGTGTTTCTCTCTTCGGTAAACGATCGGGGACGCAGTGTCCAGGTTGGCGTGAGGCGCGTGGTGCTCACTGCGCGTAAGGCGATTTGAACGAGGTGGGGGGCAGGCTCACCCCGCCTGGCATGGGATCGAAGGTGTAGCGCGCGTACAGGCCGCCCACCCATTGGCGGTAGTCGCGCGAGTTGTCGATGGACGCCATGCCGCCCAGGAACAGCTGCGGACCCACCTGATATTCCGCGCTGGTCGCCAGGCTGTAGCCCACGCCGGTCTTGCTCTGGCCGTCGTAGCGTGCGTCCGGAGAACCGGTCAGCCCCTGGGCGTAGGCCTGGGCCGCCGCCGTGTTGGCGGCGTTCTGCAGGCTGCCGTTGTTGGGGAAGTAAGGCGAGGAGTCGGTGCGGAAGTACTGCAGGCCCAGGGAACCCTGCACCTGGTAGCTGAAGTTGCCGCGGCGCTGTGCCCAGTTCAGCGGCACGCTCAGCGCGTAGTACTCCTGCGG
This genomic interval from Bordetella genomosp. 8 contains the following:
- a CDS encoding cytochrome b/b6 domain-containing protein translates to MSSFSVNDDGTVAPVRRRPVHPRYVRVTHWLNVYAMACMFMSGWGIYNASPIFPFSFPQWATLGGWLGAATIWHFAVMWLLVGNGLVYLLAGIASGHLRRDLMDVTPRAVLRDAAAALRLRLRHAPGRYNAVQKVLYLGVLLLGILIVLSGLAIWKPVQLDWLTNLFGGFAAARVVHFCAMAGIGLFVVVHLLLVILVPRTLPPMITGRTHGAHDA
- a CDS encoding molybdopterin-dependent oxidoreductase, translating into MPERNDRPRGQRLILEPAQRSQLHRAQRRLLLRGGLSLGALAMISGCNMQDGDTFDKVLWAMSRWNDRVQGWLFNQNKLAATYQASQITDPFPFNAYYPEYSVPDIDLAAWKLEVSGMVADKRAWTLEDLRGLPQASQITRLICIEGWSAIGQWSGIPLKTFLQRIGADLSARYVGFKCADRYYGSIDMPTALHPQTILALDFGGAALPADYGQPLRLRVPTKLGFKNPKHIVAMFVTNTYPGGYWEDQGYNWFSGI
- a CDS encoding DUF4148 domain-containing protein, encoding MIDAKNGKMISAYAGLSLVPGSTEYVSSGTATDIAKFSQQIAMDGPDHLTRTRSTAMNAKTIVSAFVLSFAAIGAAQAATPRGDSDNTPFQGVYGQQASSVSRDQVLAQLEQARAAGLTANADNDNAPFTAQADVASVPAVAQGGGVHGDLAFGDIDNQPFQG
- a CDS encoding XdhC family protein, giving the protein MNSLDIDVLQHARDWVAEGHRVHLITVVQTWGSAPRQAGALAALRGDGRLVGSVSGGCVEDDLMARAVAGTLPTAADRVTYGITSEEAARFGLPCGGTLRLVVEPLRDTEWLDPVLADVRAHRLVMRTVDLQTGGCTLAPASPIDGPDFDGRTFRSVYGPHWRLLIIGANQTARVLCEIATALDFHVMVCDPREEFFADWNMPNVTLLTSMPDDTVTEIGTDERTAIVAVTHDPKLDDMALLEALKSPAFYVGALGSAPNQAKRRERLRMFDLTEEEIGRLHGPVGLRIASRTPAEIAVAIAAELVWVRNTLGGADACAPNPAAASREDS
- a CDS encoding alginate O-acetyltransferase AlgX-related protein, whose translation is MRSAIPPVDHPGRIARWTSRLAGVALIAFLMAGLATTAYQVARGDLDLFPQGVGWRAFLDGDTTRELAHALSNAPLPAESARLERGLSWLAAGDLGPRVREGCPGWLFLSDEFMRYPHAADNAQSRAREVLRIKDALARRHIALVVAVVPDKSRIAAAHLCGLQRPAASARRLDDWVATLRAEGVDAVDLAPVLAAIGDGGPSGAGAYLRTDTHWNETGAQAAADAVAQAIRGAGITVTPRTDWTVRTQAESRPGDLIRLAGLDWLPARLQPPPDTTPVSVFTQKPAAAAGSGADDLFGDDNLPNAALIGTSFSRNSNFVPFLENALHARIPDFARDGGDFAGAANAYFGSPAFRQTPPKLLIWEIPERVIEAPRNGDTIALDRP
- a CDS encoding MBOAT family O-acyltransferase, which translates into the protein MVFASLEFLTLFLPAFLILYVLAGLGGGRAVHRRNAVLLFSSWVFYGWWSPVFLLLFIALTLLGWLGGILIDRAGDGARRGWTLAVLIAIALGTLCWYKYANILVDTLNTAIGAAGGHPIGWQRVILPIGLSFIVLQSISYLIDVYRRTVPADHSFITFGAYQAMFVHLIAGPIIRYDWVKRELVARTVDWPQFALGARRFMIGMSMKVLIADTLAPLVDTAFALPRPTLADAWLGCLGYTLQLFFDFAGYSAMAIGLGLMLGFHFPENFLHPYLARSIQDFWRRWHISLSTWLRDYLYIPLGGNRGGVWRTYRNLLLTMAIAGLWHGGDSWNFLLWGIAHGLALCAERLWLNSGLPPLPGLPARVLTLLFVMLAWTIFRAHTFDGALTMYAGQFGLHGVALGDEMRLALRPVHVMTLVLGVCCAFAPALAPWAERHRNPLILAAGALWPVLGFLFSFALIASRGAVPFLYFQF
- a CDS encoding alginate O-acetyltransferase AlgF — translated: MKSIATHGAALALAALVLCGYAPHAANAAETQLYETGPSDDASFLRFVNGTGAPVTVVPENRQARIVLDNAKPATDFLPVKARTAIAGTVEQAAARAAVSVRVDAGAFATVVVLADAAGGLKTVTIAEKPDDFNGLKASLAFYNLDPSCTQASLMAAGRNVAIAQDVAPGSLKRRDINAVALAVQGACGGQAAGAPLDLGQLQAGKRYSVLLVPGNAGGATASAGPRLIRADDTLAR
- a CDS encoding cell division protein FtsQ, with product MLPAVLAGLSILIIGDSHMTVPTHLITTLHDDLVQQGARVHSLGICGANAGDWTKVTTGTCGGAERVDKGPIKVLGANPQTTPIKQLIATDKPNVVLIVMGDTMAAYDKPDFPKTWVWQQVTALTGDIASTNTACVWIGPAWGSEGGKFGKTFARVKLMSSFLAANVAPCAYVDSLNFSKPGQWGTVDGQHFTAPGYKQWGDAITKAVLDLPVIKGMEKK